From one Deinococcus sp. QL22 genomic stretch:
- a CDS encoding glycoside hydrolase family 3 protein: MPTSPLTATEQRFVAQLLAEMTLDEKIGQLTQPEKNSVTPEQVTRLGLGSVLSGGGGNPDPNTPANWRAMVMAFQEAALASRLGIPLLYGVDAVHGHNNVVGATIFPHNIGLGATRDPDLVRRIGRATALEVAATGVRWSFAPAVSIPQDVRWGRSYEGYSQDPALVSELAVSLIEGFRGDGWDSETAVLPSVKHFVADAAATWGSSKRVNREAMAEVQNADQSTDQTLAIAHMDQSFTELLKLGAWQIDQGDAEIDEATLRAVHLPPYRAALEAGALNVMASYSSWQGLKMHAHQYLLTDVLKDELGFEGFVVSDWEGIDQIFPGEYDRCVVAALNAGIDMVMVPFDLNRFIDSVRRAVLGGQIPHTRLDDAVRRILTAKVALGLFEHPRTDPALLELVGCDAHRALAREAVAKSLVMLKNDGDILPLRRGGPAVLVAGLDADDVGVQCGGWTVSWMGGRGPTTPGTSILAGLRHTLGAEQVQYSADGQLDAEPEYEVGVVVVAEEPYAEGMGDRASLTLSADQVALLGRVRARCQRLVVVLLSGRPLLITEELPHWDAFVAAWLPGTEGQGVADVLCGDLPFTGRLSFDWPQNSSDLPRRADSAALFPMEP; encoded by the coding sequence ATGCCCACATCCCCGTTGACCGCCACCGAACAACGCTTTGTCGCTCAGCTGCTTGCCGAGATGACATTGGATGAAAAAATCGGGCAGCTGACGCAGCCCGAGAAAAACAGCGTGACACCAGAGCAAGTAACGCGACTCGGCCTCGGGTCCGTGCTGAGCGGCGGCGGCGGCAACCCCGACCCCAACACTCCGGCCAACTGGCGGGCAATGGTAATGGCTTTTCAGGAAGCGGCGCTGGCCTCCCGCCTCGGCATTCCACTGCTGTACGGGGTAGACGCTGTACATGGGCACAACAACGTCGTCGGGGCAACGATTTTCCCTCACAACATCGGCCTCGGGGCCACCCGTGATCCGGATTTGGTGCGCCGGATCGGTCGGGCCACTGCGTTGGAAGTAGCGGCAACGGGGGTGCGCTGGAGCTTTGCGCCCGCCGTGAGTATTCCGCAGGATGTGCGTTGGGGACGCAGTTATGAAGGCTACAGCCAAGACCCGGCGCTGGTGTCCGAACTGGCAGTGTCCCTGATCGAGGGGTTCAGGGGCGACGGCTGGGACAGTGAAACCGCCGTACTGCCCTCGGTCAAGCATTTTGTGGCCGACGCCGCCGCGACGTGGGGAAGCTCCAAGCGGGTCAACCGGGAGGCAATGGCCGAGGTGCAGAACGCTGACCAATCCACCGATCAAACCCTAGCGATAGCCCATATGGATCAGAGTTTTACGGAACTGTTGAAGTTGGGTGCGTGGCAAATAGATCAAGGCGACGCTGAGATAGACGAGGCGACGTTGCGGGCGGTGCATCTCCCTCCGTATAGGGCAGCTTTGGAGGCAGGAGCACTGAACGTCATGGCCTCTTACAGCAGTTGGCAAGGCCTGAAAATGCACGCGCATCAGTACCTTCTAACTGACGTTCTGAAGGACGAACTAGGCTTCGAAGGCTTTGTGGTGAGCGATTGGGAAGGCATCGACCAGATTTTTCCCGGCGAGTACGACCGCTGTGTGGTGGCCGCCCTCAATGCGGGCATCGATATGGTCATGGTTCCCTTTGATCTGAACCGATTTATAGACAGTGTGCGCCGCGCTGTGTTGGGCGGGCAAATTCCCCATACTCGCCTAGACGATGCTGTACGCCGGATTCTGACGGCGAAAGTGGCGCTTGGCCTATTTGAGCACCCGCGCACTGATCCGGCCCTGCTGGAGTTGGTGGGTTGCGACGCGCACCGGGCACTGGCCCGCGAAGCAGTAGCGAAATCTCTGGTGATGCTCAAAAACGACGGTGACATTTTGCCGCTGCGCCGGGGCGGGCCTGCGGTGCTGGTGGCCGGGCTAGACGCTGACGATGTGGGCGTGCAGTGCGGCGGCTGGACGGTATCTTGGATGGGTGGGCGCGGGCCGACGACGCCCGGAACCAGCATTTTGGCCGGGCTGAGGCACACGTTGGGGGCCGAACAGGTGCAGTACAGTGCCGACGGGCAACTGGACGCCGAGCCTGAATACGAGGTGGGCGTAGTCGTGGTGGCCGAGGAACCTTACGCCGAGGGTATGGGAGACCGGGCCAGCCTGACTCTCAGCGCCGATCAAGTGGCCCTGTTGGGGCGCGTGCGGGCACGGTGTCAGCGCTTGGTGGTGGTCTTGCTCTCGGGCCGCCCGCTACTTATTACTGAAGAATTGCCACACTGGGACGCTTTTGTTGCGGCTTGGCTCCCCGGTACGGAAGGGCAGGGCGTGGCCGACGTGCTGTGCGGCGACCTCCCATTTACAGGCCGCCTTTCATTCGACTGGCCCCAAAACAGCAGCGATCTGCCGCGCCGCGCCGATTCTGCCGCTCTCTTTCCTATGGAGCCTTGA
- a CDS encoding ABC transporter permease, whose product MPYLLRKLVILVFTLWMAATLNFILPRLVPGDPVSVMLAKYQGRLDPSAVDALKIAYGLNDLGSPVAQYFAYVGQLLRGDFGRSISLFPTPVADVIWQALPYTLGLVGVTTVLSFLLGSALGLYSGWRRGHPVADALPPIALFLNSMPYFWFALLMLYVFAFQLRWFPLGGALDPFPGPAFSSGWWSSLLRHAMLPVFTILVTSVGGWLLTMRNNVVSVTSEDYLAFARAKGLPERQILTRYVLRNALLPSFTSFGMALGFVVGGSILTEIVFSYPGLGFYLYQAVVGLDYPLMQALFFIIALTVLAANFAVDLLNVILDPRIREGRA is encoded by the coding sequence GTGCCGTACCTGCTCAGAAAACTGGTCATTCTGGTGTTTACGCTGTGGATGGCCGCCACCCTCAATTTCATTTTGCCGCGCCTCGTACCCGGCGATCCGGTCAGCGTGATGCTCGCCAAATATCAGGGCCGCCTTGATCCGAGCGCCGTAGACGCCCTAAAAATCGCGTATGGCCTGAACGACCTCGGCAGTCCGGTGGCGCAGTACTTCGCCTATGTGGGCCAATTGCTGCGCGGCGATTTCGGGCGGTCTATCAGCCTGTTTCCTACGCCTGTCGCCGACGTGATCTGGCAGGCGTTGCCGTACACGTTGGGCTTGGTCGGTGTGACTACCGTTTTGTCGTTCCTGCTGGGAAGTGCGTTGGGGCTGTATAGCGGCTGGCGGCGCGGCCATCCAGTGGCCGACGCGCTGCCGCCTATCGCACTGTTCCTGAATTCCATGCCCTACTTTTGGTTCGCGCTGCTGATGCTCTACGTCTTCGCCTTCCAACTGCGCTGGTTTCCGCTGGGCGGCGCACTCGACCCGTTTCCGGGGCCTGCGTTCAGTTCCGGCTGGTGGTCGTCGCTGCTGCGCCACGCCATGTTGCCCGTGTTTACCATCCTCGTTACCTCGGTGGGCGGTTGGCTGCTGACCATGAGAAACAACGTGGTCAGCGTAACCAGCGAGGATTATCTGGCGTTTGCCCGCGCCAAAGGCCTGCCAGAGCGCCAAATCTTGACGCGCTACGTGCTGAGAAATGCCCTGCTGCCCAGCTTTACTTCGTTTGGCATGGCGCTGGGCTTTGTGGTGGGGGGCAGCATCCTGACCGAAATCGTGTTCAGTTATCCGGGGCTGGGCTTTTACTTGTATCAGGCGGTGGTGGGGCTGGATTACCCGCTGATGCAGGCGCTGTTTTTCATCATTGCCCTGACCGTATTGGCCGCCAATTTTGCTGTAGATCTCCTGAATGTCATCCTTGATCCGCGCATCCGTGAAGGCCGGGCATGA
- a CDS encoding transposase: MVWHAKTPPATLLEIALLYARRPRIEQAYREVKQHLGWTHCQARSDLALRRHWNLVCVAFCFLYWEAAQPTDDPLTTEPHDDHPPSAAAQPPTWSAALRRVLCYLEPFVWIWRAWRAFTTAEPPKTPLALLRSVGQGQPLSLYVTSMPSTRAIFFKINGLG; this comes from the coding sequence ATGGTGTGGCATGCCAAGACGCCGCCAGCGACCCTTTTGGAGATCGCCCTGCTGTATGCCCGGCGTCCTCGAATTGAACAGGCCTACCGCGAGGTGAAGCAGCATTTGGGCTGGACACACTGTCAGGCACGCTCAGACCTGGCCCTCCGACGCCATTGGAACCTCGTCTGCGTCGCGTTCTGTTTCTTGTATTGGGAGGCGGCACAGCCGACGGATGACCCTCTCACGACAGAGCCGCACGACGATCACCCACCTTCAGCGGCGGCTCAGCCGCCGACCTGGAGTGCCGCTCTGCGTCGCGTCCTTTGTTATCTGGAGCCATTCGTCTGGATCTGGAGAGCATGGCGTGCCTTCACGACGGCTGAGCCTCCCAAGACGCCGCTCGCGTTGCTCAGGTCTGTGGGACAGGGACAGCCCCTCTCGCTCTATGTCACCTCAATGCCGTCCACAAGGGCAATCTTCTTCAAGATCAACGGACTAGGGTAG
- a CDS encoding glycoside hydrolase, whose amino-acid sequence MASVKIAYIGGGSTRAPGTVASFIRQAQNFAGCEIALHDLNPERLELVRRLSVKMAEAEGAEIKITATTDRKAALSDCAGVLSSYRPGGFEARYQDERIPLKHGLIGQETQGAGGFFMALRAIAVARELVQDMEQVCPDATLFNYTNPVNIVAQAVSDHSPIRVVSLCEGPIVFPGEIAELVGFDPAKVRAVMLGLNHACWSAHTPDGGAEYDGQPMLPLLAQKLEEGIADDWTRRWVELAVTMNSLPASYMKYYYFEDEMRRALQAKPTTRAQDILADVPSYWQHYHEQASATRPTLEPTLSRGGIFELEVAVDVMDAVFNDKNEVWPTNVVNGGAIHDFPDERVVEVPCMVNLQGVQPIAGYRVPPPVRGLLGALGEYQQLAADAAWDGTRQQAIQALTSNPLVRTLPLAQALYDELAQAHRAHLPERLW is encoded by the coding sequence ATGGCCAGCGTCAAAATTGCCTACATCGGCGGCGGCAGCACCCGCGCTCCCGGCACCGTCGCTTCGTTTATTCGGCAGGCCCAGAACTTTGCGGGCTGTGAAATTGCTCTCCATGACCTGAATCCAGAACGGTTGGAACTCGTGCGCCGCCTGTCGGTAAAGATGGCCGAGGCCGAGGGTGCAGAGATAAAAATTACGGCTACCACTGACCGCAAGGCCGCCCTAAGCGACTGTGCTGGGGTGCTGTCCAGCTACCGTCCGGGCGGCTTTGAAGCCCGCTACCAAGACGAACGCATTCCGCTGAAGCATGGATTGATCGGGCAAGAGACGCAGGGCGCGGGCGGGTTTTTTATGGCGCTGCGGGCGATCGCGGTGGCGCGTGAGTTGGTGCAGGACATGGAGCAGGTGTGCCCCGACGCCACGCTGTTCAATTACACCAATCCGGTGAATATCGTGGCTCAGGCGGTGTCCGACCATTCGCCTATCCGGGTGGTGTCATTGTGCGAAGGCCCCATAGTCTTTCCCGGCGAAATTGCCGAACTGGTGGGTTTCGACCCAGCCAAAGTGCGGGCGGTGATGCTGGGCTTAAACCATGCTTGCTGGAGCGCCCACACCCCAGACGGTGGGGCAGAATATGACGGTCAACCGATGCTTCCGCTGCTGGCCCAAAAGCTGGAAGAAGGCATTGCCGACGACTGGACGCGCCGCTGGGTGGAGTTAGCCGTGACTATGAATAGCCTGCCCGCCTCCTACATGAAGTACTACTACTTCGAAGACGAGATGCGCCGGGCGTTGCAGGCCAAGCCGACCACCCGCGCACAAGATATTTTGGCCGACGTGCCCAGCTACTGGCAGCATTATCACGAGCAAGCTTCGGCCACGCGCCCCACGCTGGAGCCTACGCTGTCCCGCGGCGGAATTTTTGAACTGGAAGTGGCCGTGGACGTGATGGACGCTGTGTTCAACGACAAGAACGAGGTGTGGCCCACCAATGTGGTCAACGGCGGAGCCATTCACGATTTCCCCGATGAGCGCGTGGTGGAAGTGCCTTGCATGGTGAACCTTCAGGGCGTGCAGCCCATTGCGGGCTACCGCGTGCCGCCGCCTGTGCGTGGGCTCCTGGGAGCGCTGGGCGAATACCAACAATTGGCCGCCGATGCCGCGTGGGACGGCACCCGGCAGCAAGCCATTCAAGCCCTGACCAGCAATCCTTTGGTTCGCACGTTACCGCTAGCGCAGGCTCTCTACGACGAATTGGCGCAGGCCCACCGCGCCCACCTGCCGGAGCGGTTGTGGTAG
- a CDS encoding ABC transporter substrate-binding protein — MNSTRRNKLAATFTLSLSALLIGAALAQNPKSTFTVVRATQWGAANLNPFTPGDQHLLPTNSAIYETLFYVNSLNGKVTPVLGTKYAWSKDSKTLTVTTRSGVKWTDGRAFSANDAAFTFNYLKQYPALDTSGIWKSGLTAVKASNPTTLIFSFSAPNTPVFQYLANTPMVPQHLWKDVKDPATFTNTKPVATGPFVFESASQQAIRVLKNTNYWMPNQPYVDAVVWVSTSSNDAGLLKLLSGDVDYGYIGISDPKNYASKGPNNTYWWPTNNINFLYFNTVKAPFNDAGFRKAVAQAINTKDVALKAYAGAVPAASPSAVFPTQQTEWLPASAKTGMPAFNAAAADAALTAAGYRKNAQGVRLGKDGKVLPTYKILVGAGWTDFITMAQVVGDNLKKVGINTSIDQQAWGSYSGGLQSGSYDMGISWGWGNGSSPYYTFNAAFNPEFSAPVGKTAPSNLSRYTNPAITKALKDFSMTSDKAAQKKAMTTIVSTVLKDMPWVPLTDRTQFSLYNTSRFTGFPSAANPYNDASPDDQPGARLMYLNVKPK; from the coding sequence ATGAACAGCACCCGCCGTAACAAGTTGGCCGCCACCTTCACCCTGTCCCTCAGTGCGCTGCTGATTGGCGCGGCGCTCGCCCAAAATCCTAAATCTACCTTTACGGTGGTGCGTGCGACGCAGTGGGGCGCGGCCAACCTCAACCCGTTTACGCCCGGCGATCAGCACCTTTTGCCCACCAACTCGGCCATTTATGAAACGCTGTTCTATGTCAACTCGCTGAACGGCAAGGTGACGCCCGTGCTGGGCACCAAATACGCGTGGAGCAAAGACAGCAAGACCCTGACCGTGACCACCCGCAGCGGCGTCAAATGGACGGATGGGCGGGCGTTTAGCGCCAACGACGCCGCGTTCACCTTCAACTACCTCAAGCAGTATCCGGCGCTCGATACTTCCGGCATCTGGAAAAGCGGCTTGACGGCGGTGAAGGCGAGTAACCCCACCACCCTCATCTTCAGTTTCAGCGCCCCCAATACGCCTGTGTTCCAGTACCTCGCCAACACACCGATGGTGCCGCAACACCTCTGGAAAGACGTGAAAGACCCAGCCACATTCACCAATACCAAGCCTGTAGCGACCGGGCCATTCGTGTTCGAGAGTGCCAGCCAGCAAGCCATTCGGGTGCTGAAAAACACCAACTACTGGATGCCCAATCAGCCGTATGTGGACGCGGTGGTGTGGGTGTCGACCAGCAGCAACGACGCGGGCCTGCTCAAGCTGCTCAGCGGTGATGTGGATTACGGGTACATCGGCATTTCCGACCCTAAAAATTACGCGTCCAAGGGACCCAACAATACCTATTGGTGGCCCACCAACAACATCAATTTCTTGTATTTCAACACGGTTAAGGCTCCGTTTAACGACGCAGGCTTTCGCAAGGCCGTTGCGCAGGCCATCAATACCAAAGATGTGGCCCTGAAAGCCTACGCGGGCGCGGTGCCTGCGGCCAGTCCCAGCGCCGTATTCCCCACCCAGCAGACCGAATGGCTGCCCGCCAGCGCCAAAACGGGGATGCCCGCCTTCAATGCCGCTGCCGCCGACGCCGCGCTGACCGCCGCCGGATACAGGAAGAACGCTCAGGGCGTGCGTCTCGGCAAAGACGGCAAGGTGCTGCCTACCTACAAAATCCTGGTGGGCGCGGGCTGGACAGACTTTATTACGATGGCGCAGGTGGTGGGCGACAACCTGAAAAAAGTGGGCATCAATACCAGCATCGACCAGCAGGCGTGGGGCAGTTATTCGGGTGGCCTACAAAGCGGCAGCTACGATATGGGCATCAGCTGGGGCTGGGGCAACGGCTCTAGCCCATACTACACCTTCAACGCTGCCTTCAACCCAGAATTTAGCGCCCCAGTGGGCAAAACCGCCCCCAGCAACCTGTCTCGTTATACCAATCCGGCCATCACCAAAGCCCTCAAAGACTTCAGCATGACCAGTGACAAGGCCGCCCAGAAAAAGGCCATGACCACTATCGTCAGCACGGTGCTGAAGGATATGCCGTGGGTGCCGCTGACCGACCGCACGCAGTTTTCCTTGTACAACACCAGTCGCTTCACGGGTTTTCCCAGCGCCGCCAACCCCTACAACGACGCTTCACCCGACGACCAGCCCGGCGCACGTTTGATGTACCTGAATGTGAAGCCGAAGTAG
- a CDS encoding dipeptide/oligopeptide/nickel ABC transporter permease/ATP-binding protein, which translates to MNGLRTLMRQPRTVVGAGILLVLLLMGLLAPILTPYSPNSLEFSAYMPLSAQHPLGTTAIGQDIFSQLLYGARLTLLVGAVAGLIATILSVALGLTAAYVGGWVDEAINALINVFLVLPGLPLVIIAAAFLRGGGVWPVILVISLTGWAWGARVLRAQAMALRERDFVQAAVASGEGPGRIIFMEILPNMTSLIAANFFGAALYAVLSEAGLSFIGVGDVSLVTWGTMLYWAQAKGALLQGAWWWVAMPGLGIALLGTSFALLNFAIDQLGNPRLGWGSVKSSRRTRAPAPAPNPNALLAVRDLDVGYVTPQGTVRAVRKVSLDVAPGEFVGLAGESGCGKSTLAFAATRLLNPPGEVLGGSVTLAGQDLLVLAPEALRQVRWKEFSVVFQASMNVLNPVLKIREQVYDAMQAHGITDPAKLDARARELFSMVGIQTRYLDSYPHQLSGGMKQRVVIAIALALEPKLIVMDEPTTALDVVVQRQILQEIAEVRRRLSISIVFITHDLSLLVEMSDRVAIMYAGELVEQAPAHDLYAHPAHPYTQQLMKAFPPMTGPRERRSGIPGRPPSLSETLPGCPFFERCAVRMPGICDVKPLETFRVAEAHTVACFLYDSAVSPATKELALSHAPSSVIPQEVRLEPVPNPALH; encoded by the coding sequence ATGAACGGGCTGCGAACCCTGATGAGGCAGCCCCGAACCGTAGTGGGCGCAGGCATTTTGCTGGTGCTGCTGCTGATGGGGCTTTTGGCCCCGATCCTCACGCCGTACAGCCCAAATTCGCTGGAATTCAGCGCATACATGCCCCTTTCGGCCCAGCATCCTCTGGGCACCACTGCCATCGGGCAAGATATTTTTTCTCAGTTGCTGTACGGCGCACGCCTGACCCTGTTGGTGGGCGCGGTGGCCGGACTGATTGCCACTATTCTCAGCGTTGCGCTGGGCCTCACCGCTGCGTATGTGGGTGGCTGGGTCGATGAAGCCATCAACGCCCTGATCAACGTGTTTCTGGTGCTGCCGGGGCTGCCACTCGTGATTATCGCGGCGGCCTTTTTGCGCGGCGGCGGCGTGTGGCCGGTCATTCTGGTCATCAGCCTGACCGGGTGGGCGTGGGGCGCACGGGTGCTGCGGGCACAGGCGATGGCCCTGCGCGAGCGCGATTTTGTGCAGGCGGCGGTGGCGTCGGGCGAGGGGCCGGGCCGCATTATTTTTATGGAGATTTTGCCCAACATGACCAGCCTGATCGCCGCCAATTTTTTCGGCGCGGCCCTATATGCGGTTCTCAGCGAAGCGGGCCTGTCGTTTATCGGTGTGGGCGACGTGTCACTGGTGACTTGGGGCACCATGTTGTACTGGGCGCAGGCCAAAGGCGCACTCCTTCAGGGTGCGTGGTGGTGGGTGGCAATGCCAGGGCTGGGTATTGCGCTGCTGGGCACGTCATTCGCCTTACTTAACTTTGCCATTGATCAACTTGGCAACCCGCGCCTCGGCTGGGGCAGCGTCAAATCTTCGCGCCGCACACGGGCTCCTGCACCCGCGCCCAACCCAAATGCGCTGCTGGCCGTGCGTGATCTGGACGTGGGCTACGTGACGCCGCAAGGCACGGTGCGGGCTGTGCGAAAGGTCAGTTTGGACGTGGCCCCCGGTGAATTCGTGGGGCTGGCAGGCGAATCGGGCTGCGGCAAAAGCACGCTGGCCTTTGCCGCCACGCGCCTGCTGAATCCTCCCGGCGAGGTGCTGGGCGGCTCGGTCACGCTGGCCGGACAAGACCTGTTGGTGCTGGCCCCCGAAGCCCTGCGGCAGGTCCGCTGGAAGGAATTCAGCGTGGTGTTTCAGGCGTCTATGAACGTGCTGAACCCGGTGTTGAAAATCCGCGAACAGGTGTACGACGCGATGCAGGCGCACGGCATCACCGATCCGGCTAAACTGGACGCCCGCGCCCGCGAACTGTTCTCGATGGTGGGCATCCAAACAAGGTATCTGGACAGCTACCCACACCAACTGTCGGGCGGCATGAAACAGCGGGTGGTCATTGCGATTGCGCTGGCGCTGGAACCCAAATTAATTGTGATGGACGAGCCGACCACCGCCCTCGACGTGGTGGTGCAGCGCCAAATCTTGCAAGAAATCGCGGAGGTGCGCCGCCGCCTAAGTATCAGCATCGTGTTTATTACGCATGACCTCTCGCTGCTGGTGGAAATGAGCGACCGCGTGGCGATCATGTACGCCGGAGAACTGGTGGAGCAGGCCCCGGCCCACGACCTGTACGCCCATCCTGCCCACCCCTACACCCAGCAACTCATGAAGGCATTTCCGCCCATGACTGGCCCACGCGAGCGGCGTAGCGGCATACCGGGCCGCCCGCCCTCGCTGAGCGAAACATTGCCCGGTTGCCCGTTTTTTGAACGCTGTGCCGTGAGGATGCCGGGGATTTGTGACGTGAAACCGCTGGAAACGTTCCGCGTGGCTGAGGCGCATACGGTGGCCTGCTTCCTATACGATTCGGCAGTGTCGCCCGCCACCAAAGAACTTGCTCTGAGTCACGCTCCGAGTTCGGTCATTCCACAGGAGGTGCGTCTTGAGCCAGTCCCAAACCCCGCTCTCCATTAA
- a CDS encoding ABC transporter ATP-binding protein, translated as MSQSQTPLSINSPACAPASGSASGPNTLDIVNLRKVFGGRGKSGGVVAVNDVSFSIRRGEVLGLVGESGSGKSTIARLIARLHQPTSGEIRLNGEVVPHKLGGQGLRQLRRRVQMIFQDPYASLNPLHPVRYTLARPLKIHRLARGNTDLQVTALLERVGLTPALTYAAKRPFELSGGQRQRVGIARALAAQPELILADEPTSALDVSIRLDVMNLMLDLKDQEGLSMLFITHDLAGARYMSDRVAVLYAGTLVEIGPAVQVIDQPQHPYTQLLKSAAPKPDAGLTPDHIEARGEVPDLSTLPPGCPFEPRCPSAMPECKNGLPKLYDVSEGHGVRCLLHDPAIKERQAGTVVGYAL; from the coding sequence TTGAGCCAGTCCCAAACCCCGCTCTCCATTAACTCTCCAGCTTGCGCGCCGGCAAGCGGATCAGCAAGTGGGCCAAACACGCTGGACATCGTCAATCTCCGCAAAGTCTTTGGGGGGCGCGGCAAATCGGGTGGCGTGGTGGCTGTCAATGACGTGAGCTTCAGCATCCGGCGCGGCGAAGTATTGGGCTTGGTGGGCGAATCCGGCAGCGGCAAAAGTACCATCGCCCGCCTGATTGCCCGACTTCATCAGCCCACGTCCGGCGAAATCCGGCTGAACGGGGAAGTGGTGCCGCACAAGTTGGGTGGGCAAGGGCTACGGCAGCTTCGGCGGCGCGTCCAAATGATTTTTCAAGACCCGTATGCCAGCCTAAATCCGCTTCATCCGGTGCGCTACACCCTGGCGCGGCCCCTCAAGATTCACCGACTGGCACGCGGCAACACCGATCTGCAAGTTACCGCATTGCTCGAACGGGTGGGCCTGACTCCAGCACTGACCTACGCGGCCAAACGCCCCTTTGAGTTGTCGGGCGGACAGCGGCAACGGGTAGGCATTGCCCGCGCCCTCGCCGCGCAGCCTGAACTAATTTTGGCCGACGAACCGACCAGCGCCCTCGACGTATCTATTCGGCTGGACGTCATGAACCTGATGCTGGATTTGAAGGATCAAGAAGGCCTGAGCATGCTGTTTATTACGCACGATTTGGCCGGGGCACGCTACATGAGTGACCGCGTGGCCGTGTTGTACGCCGGAACCCTAGTGGAAATCGGCCCCGCCGTGCAGGTCATAGATCAGCCGCAGCACCCCTACACCCAACTGCTGAAAAGTGCCGCACCCAAACCCGACGCGGGCTTGACTCCCGACCACATTGAAGCGCGGGGCGAAGTGCCCGACCTGAGTACCTTGCCGCCCGGTTGTCCCTTCGAGCCGCGTTGTCCGTCTGCCATGCCGGAATGCAAAAACGGCCTGCCCAAGTTGTACGACGTGAGCGAAGGGCATGGGGTGAGGTGCTTGCTGCATGATCCGGCGATCAAGGAGAGGCAGGCAGGCACGGTGGTGGGGTACGCGTTGTAG
- a CDS encoding LacI family DNA-binding transcriptional regulator: protein MSEGGITAVPTTAPRGAGIREVARQAGVSTATVSRVFNNAESVNPETRQRVMELAASLNYSPSPLGRNLVQGRSSLIGLLVPNLSFPLYGEMIRAVEDVLSAHGMSALLASSHDDAATETRAAHNLLRHAVDGGIVINSQAGFSLPTVRGMNWVQVAPELPNLPHRVELDNEEGGRVAARELLRCGRRDLAYVGAEGRESADRERGFAAELAQVSLSYRRFVGDYSEASGLVAAGSLLDQGDPLDGIFAAGDLMAAGVLRTLHLRGLRVPADMAVVGFDDAVIASLLYPRLTSIRQPADLMGQAAAELVLSLLSGILRPPQIFAPTLVRRESTGPPD from the coding sequence GTGAGCGAAGGAGGGATAACCGCCGTTCCAACCACCGCTCCACGGGGCGCGGGTATCCGTGAGGTGGCGCGGCAAGCGGGCGTGTCTACAGCCACCGTATCGCGGGTCTTCAACAACGCCGAGTCGGTGAACCCTGAAACGCGCCAACGGGTGATGGAGTTGGCTGCCTCACTGAACTATTCTCCCAGCCCACTGGGACGCAATTTGGTACAGGGCCGCAGTTCCCTGATCGGGTTGCTGGTGCCCAACCTGTCTTTTCCGCTGTACGGTGAAATGATCCGCGCCGTAGAAGACGTACTGAGCGCACACGGCATGAGCGCCCTGCTTGCTTCCAGCCACGACGACGCGGCCACCGAAACGCGGGCAGCACACAACCTGCTGCGGCACGCTGTAGACGGCGGCATCGTCATTAATTCGCAGGCAGGCTTCAGTTTGCCCACCGTGCGCGGCATGAACTGGGTGCAGGTGGCGCCGGAATTGCCGAATTTGCCGCACCGCGTCGAACTGGACAACGAGGAAGGTGGCAGGGTGGCGGCGCGGGAACTGCTGCGCTGCGGGCGGCGGGACTTGGCCTATGTCGGCGCAGAGGGCCGCGAAAGTGCCGACCGGGAGCGCGGTTTTGCGGCAGAACTCGCACAGGTGAGCCTCAGCTACCGCCGCTTTGTGGGCGATTACTCGGAAGCGTCTGGGTTAGTGGCAGCGGGCAGTTTGCTAGATCAGGGCGACCCACTTGACGGCATTTTTGCAGCGGGCGACCTGATGGCGGCGGGCGTGCTGCGTACCCTGCACCTGCGCGGCCTGCGCGTGCCCGCAGACATGGCGGTGGTGGGCTTCGACGACGCCGTGATCGCTTCCTTGCTCTATCCACGCCTGACCAGCATCCGCCAACCGGCCGATCTGATGGGCCAAGCCGCCGCCGAACTGGTGCTGAGCCTGCTGTCGGGCATTCTCCGCCCACCGCAAATTTTCGCGCCCACACTGGTACGGCGAGAATCTACTGGCCCGCCGGATTGA